The genomic interval TCACGCGCCTGCTGGCGCTGCGCCTCGAAGCCGGCCAGCTCGCGGGCGTGGACGTGCGCGCGCTGCGCTTCGCGCTGGAGGCGCTGGCGCCCGGCACGCTGCTGGACGGCGCGCGCATCGAGATCGACGAACCGGCCGGCCAGGCCTGGTGCCTGGGCTGCTCGACGACTGTGGCCCTGGCGCAGCGCGGCGACGCCTGCCCGGCCTGCGGCAGCTTCCACCTGCAACCGACCGGCGGCAGCGAATTGCGCGTGCTCGACATGCAAGTGGCCGATGATTGAAATGCCTCACGAGACAGAACAGGAGACCCGACATGTGCGTCGTATGCGGATGCAGTGACAGCGGTGCCACGCACCCACACCCCTCACACCAGCACCACCACGCCCCGGCCACGGAAGCGCCGGTGCAGGTGAACCCGGCCAACGGCGACCTGCACTTCGGCGCGGGCTCGGCCCGCGTGTCGGTGCCGGGCATGAGCCAGGCGCGCGCGATCAAGCTGGAGACCGACATCCTCGGCGCGAACAACCGCGTGGCCGCGCAGAACCGCGCGCACTTCGAGTCGCACGGCGTCACAGCGCTCAACCTCGTCTCGAGCCCGGGCTCGGGCAAGACCACGCTGCTGTGCGCCACCATCGAAGCGCTGAAGGCGCACGCGCCGGGCCTGGCGGTGTCGGTGATCGAAGGCGACCAGCAGACCAGCTTCGACGCCGACCGCATCCGCGCCACCGGCGCACCGGCGATCCAGGTCAACACCGGCAAGGGCTGCCACCTCGACGCGCCCATGGTGTCCGAGGCCTTCGCGCGCCTGCACACGCACGACCACGGTCATGACCACGGCCACCACCACCCTCACGCGCACAGCCTGTTGTTCATCGAGAACGTGG from Acidovorax sp. FHTAMBA carries:
- the hypB gene encoding hydrogenase nickel incorporation protein HypB gives rise to the protein MCVVCGCSDSGATHPHPSHQHHHAPATEAPVQVNPANGDLHFGAGSARVSVPGMSQARAIKLETDILGANNRVAAQNRAHFESHGVTALNLVSSPGSGKTTLLCATIEALKAHAPGLAVSVIEGDQQTSFDADRIRATGAPAIQVNTGKGCHLDAPMVSEAFARLHTHDHGHDHGHHHPHAHSLLFIENVGNLVCPAVWDLGEAAKVAILSVTEGEDKPLKYPDMFAAASLMVLNKIDLLQHVRFDVARCIELARRVNPGIEVIQLSATTGEGMDAWLHWLDHRMGHDHHHHHHDETHGSETALRERVRQLEAELARTREALSATTAG
- a CDS encoding hydrogenase maturation nickel metallochaperone HypA gives rise to the protein MHEASLAGGVLQLVEETAAREGFTRLLALRLEAGQLAGVDVRALRFALEALAPGTLLDGARIEIDEPAGQAWCLGCSTTVALAQRGDACPACGSFHLQPTGGSELRVLDMQVADD